The Vitis vinifera cultivar Pinot Noir 40024 chromosome 7, ASM3070453v1 genomic interval ACGTATGGCAAGATCATAATTTTCTTGGCatctttctatatattttttaattgaggAACTTTCCTTGACCAAGTCCTTACTCGTAAGAACTCAAATCTTGACTTTTTATTAGGATTCAAATCTCGGTGTATCATTAGTGTTAGGATTCCAACTTAAGATTATGTATCATCACACTTTCCTCCCCAATTGGGCAAAATAAAGagtaattttagttttttttttaattaagaaactTTCTGTGACCAAATCCTTAGGACTTTTCATAAAGACTCAAATATTTGGATGTTGACCGCTTCATAACAATCAACAAGTAGATTCAAGGTATCATCATCGATAGAATTCGAACTTAAGACCAATGCCACCACACTTCCCTCACCAATTGGgctaaataaagaataattttggCCTTCTATAAACCTTAAAAACATTGCCgcttttatgaaaaattatccaaaatttcaatagCATCAAAAGAGTTCACAAATGCAAGCATCAAGTATTCATAAAACTAAGGGTGAATATACCTAAGAATGAAAACCTACACTGAGTTGCAAGACTTAACAAGATGAGACCAAGCTCCTACCCTTCTCACTTCCAGAACCTTGTTGTTGTGGAGGTATATCATGCTCCAAATTTGGGTAACCCAGAATTCAACTTGTGATCTtaggtcaaaggtttgatcTTAAGGGTTACTCTTATTCACGTCTAACAATCACTCCTAGTAActtaattatttctaataaataaacatcTATCCCCAAATAAAATTAGGTTACAAGAATTAATTGTCAACATGGATTAAAGTAACTTTTAGgatcaaacctttgacctgagATCACAAGTCGAATTTTGGATTACCCAAAATCCAGTGCATGACAACATAGCTGCGTTGCTGTGTTTGGGTCTGAAGCAGCAGCTGGGGCTGAAGCTGATAGTGATGCTCTTCGAGCTAGTAAGGGTTATCGAATTTACCTAAAGCCAGGGACGGTACCATAGTAGCCGCAGTTGTCTGATTAAAACCACCTGCACCGACCGTACCAGCTTCTTCGAATCCACTGTTAAACCTCATAAGCTCTTGTTGCCGTTGCTGCTGTTCGAAAGTCCTCAACATCTCTTGTTGCTCTCTAGCCGCCATTTGCTGGGCCTCAAGGATGTTTTGCCTCTGATGCTGATACTGCTGCGATTGTTGAGGCTGTGGCTCACGAATCACCAATTGCCCACCATGTGAAGCACCCGTGGGAAGACCCAACATGGGTGACATGTTATAAGGAATCAGAGACGATGAAGAAGGACTATTCATGTGCTGTTGTGGCATATACCCGGGATGTTGAAAATTAGGTTGCATCGCTATAGGACCAATATATGCAGATAGTTCCTTTTTGGCAGCCAATAGGTCACTCTGAACTTGTTTGAGGGTTTGTTGAAGAATTGAAATTAGACCAACGCAGCCATAGACGGGATCATGAAGACGAGCTTCCGCTTCATAAGCTAGGGAATTCACGGCATCTTCTCGATGTGCAACATTTATTTCATTCAGAAGCTTTGCAACATTGCTTGCACCGAAGACCTTGTGGACATTAGCGAATTTATGAGGCTGGTCTGGTGGGAAATAGGGTGCGTATATGCACTCTTGTGTACATTTCCGCCTTTGAAGCTTGCACGCCGCACACGGAGAATTAGATGATGACATTTCTACTCAGAACTGGAAAAATaacatcaaaggaaaaaaaaaatcaatgaattcTCCTGGATGTGAGCAACTCTTAGATAAATACTATAGGGGATTCTTCTAGATCTGAACGACTTAGATAAATACCAGAGGGGACACAAGAGAAAGCGATGATAGGAGAATTCTACATCCGTTTTTCACACCAAGGGCTCATGTAACAAaatcatgggaaaaaaaatgaaaagaaaagcaatGATTTTGTACGTATTTTATTAGGGAGCCATCAAACTATGAAAGCTAAGGCAAGTTTATACAAGCATTCTGCGAAGAATCATTAGCCCATTTTAGAGAGTCAGGCGGCTGTTAAAAGCTTCTCATTTCCAAACCATCTGCTACTGAACCGACATATAAATATGTATATCTATTCGTATTCATATTCAGGTCACATACGAAATGTGCAATCAAACAGTAGCtttggaagaaagaaagaaactgATGCGACTGTAATacgaaaagaagaaagaaaagaagcagAAGGAAAAAGGACTTGCCGCATAACTGATTACCGAGAAACACAAAAGGAAATCTGAAACTTTTGTTTCCCTGTAAAACTCTCTTTTCCATTCTCTAACTTATGCAAGACACAGGGAAACGGAtcttagatttatttattttttaattcccaTTTTGTTTGGGGGTCaagattgattttgaaaatcaaatcagCAAATCTCCCCCTCCACAAGAACAATGAGCCCTCACAATCTGGGAATCTCAATAGCAAGATCTTTTCTTACCCACCAACGCTCTCCCATATTTCGATTATCAAAACGTGATCAAATACTGAAAGAAAGGATAGTAAAGATCGAAATCTCACCTCGTATATTCTTTGATTTCGCTTCAACTCCTCAGATCACAGTATCAAAAACTCTTCATTCTCAAAGTGTAACATGTCCAAGAAAGCACCGAAAcgtgagaaaagaaaaggtcgAAGTTTTTCGCGATGATTTAGCTGTTCAAAATGGCCAACACTCCAACCTTTGCTTCATTCAAAAGAGATTTGGTTTAGGGCTTGAGTGCAAAACCGAAAGATCCGGTCATGGAATTGCAGAGATAAAATGACAAATCtctattattatttcaatttaaaaaaataaataaaatagagagagaatttaaaaatagaaaatttagcAATAATAATAACGGAAAAGTGAATAAAGTCGTTACAATGGCGCTCGATGTTTAGGAGAGTAATACGAGCCGTTGGATTGGTGATTGTTTTATTCGTTATATATAGCAGGCCCTTTTTCCACCTATATCAAAATCACCCTCCATTTgcagaatcagaaaattacccttcaaaaaaatattttattaccacaccatcctctttctttttaaaatcttatggGCATTAATGGACATAAAATTGATGAAGTTTGGTTCAAATAATGGAGGATGTAAAGGGCATTGTAATCCATAAACATATTTCATACTTgttttagacaaaaaaaaaaaattaaatttgaaaaataaaatagattttcgTTCATGCATTTAATTATATGAGGAGAATAGGTAACCAATTAGTTGTATTTTGTTAGGTTGTTGCTGAGGTGTCAATCTTTCGACCATAAAGATTTTTATTTCGTTGATTGCATGGCAATTTGGAGACTGtagtttttttgaaaataaaaataaaaattcaatcataTCAAAGAACATTCCAGAATTTCtctctcattttatttgttttttttttttctctctttttaatGGTATCAAAGAACATTCCACTAATCCAAGCTTGTACTATACATTGACAGATCAAGCTGAGTGAGCTTCTtagttctccattttttttgtcttcttcgTTGAGCTCTTGTGATTAAGCTTGATGCTACTAATCTATACATGAAGAATGGCTTAAGCATGTCATCTCTACAACCTTGCTGAACTTTTCATGATTCGACATCATGCTTCCATTCTTGAAGCTTTCCATAGGGCATGCATGCATGCCATGACATCTGGTGATCTCTACTTTTCTTCCCGAGGATGGAGGTTTTCTGACCTTGGGGTAGCGGAGCTCTCCTGTAAGGTGTGAGGCAGTGTGGAGATGATTAATTGCATGAACAATGAtatcaaaatggaaagaaaatgggCTTCTGAGTCGATTTGGCTACCTAGGTTTGTTAACTATAGGTAGCGGAGGGTTTTATTAGTTGAACTGAGGAAATTTGGCTAGGTAGAAATTTCCGCTACCTAGCTTTGCTACCCGTAGGTAGCAGACTATGCTTAGAGTGCTTGGATCACACTACTTTTTCAACCTTTTTTCACTACAAAATTTACACAAACTCATCAAGGTACCTTATGGTAACAAAACTAATCCAAATGAATATTTTTGTGCATGAATGAATGTAGTGTCGGATGATTATACTGAATTAAAATGAACCAATTTCATGCTAATCGGTGCTATGTAAGATTGTCATAATtggaaataattaaattcaaaatatttgatgGAGTGGTTAGAACTCTTACGAGTGTTAGTCGACACATTCTAGAATTGAAGACTAATTTGATTACCCTTGAAGCATTAGGTGTATTACAATGTAGTTATACAACTATGAATGTTGAAAGTAGTCGAAACAACATAATGATTATGAAGTGTGAGAAGATTGGAAATTTATGTAGTTTGGTAGGCAACACACTATTATTGATGGAGTTGGGCTCTCTACATCATCGAAATATACATCtagaaaatgagtaaataaagtATAAAGTATGATGGAACTATATAAGAGGAATTTGTTAGAAGGTATGAAGTCATAGAATTTAGACTTTTGAGAATTTTGTGTGCTTGGAAAGCAATACATAGTCCGTTTTAAGTTAGCATCTCACACAGGTTTAAGTattcttgattatatatatttattttcatgtttgggtcgtattttagtttttgttatTGGTAGTGTAAGATATATTGTTtatttcattgatgactattcaaaaaatatatgagTCTTAAGAGTATTGTAAGAATTCTAGTATTTCTTGATATTTCACGTGCAAAAGAACTTCACAACACAACGGGGCAGCTAAAATGATGAATAGAAGACTATTGGAGCGTGTAAGATGTATGAGATTGAATGTCATGTTACCTAAGAATTTCTAGGATGAGGCTATTAACAACTTAAAACTTTTCAACTTGGTAAGTTGTCAAATTCCTTTGAGGTcagaatttttttaacattctaTCAAAAAATTCTAACTTGACATTCTACTATTACACAACTTGCTTTAATCGGTCATAACTTATTTGTTTTAACTTTGATTTATAAATCATTTGAAGCATTAGATTTTTAGTTTTCccatttttgaaataatatgtGTCTTGCTAACTACTGTTATCTGTTGTCCAAAATACTAAGCCTTATATATACATGTGCGTGtgcatgtgtatatatataaatatatgtaacACCCCGAATGTGGGGGGTTCCTCTTCACATGTCCCTTTCAAGCTCAAGACCCCTTGGCGGTCTAGGACAAATATGTAACCCATCTGGGATCATTTCGTCTAGGCCAAGATAAATTTCGTTTGATACTAGAAGTGAGAGGGTTCCCTTTCCCCACATGCCCAGACAGAATCGGCAGCCTAGACTCTCAGACGAGAAGATTTGTCCAGTCAAGTCTTTAAGACTTCTAGCATATGTGATCAATCACGCCTGACATCTAAGAGGCTGACGGGACTCTATTTAGCCCACAAGTCTATCTCAATTAATAGCTACACAGAATCCTAGGCAGCAACAAGCTAAATGGACGATTAGCTGCATGGTCCAAGATTATAGCACGTCTGTAGATGACACCTGTTAGGCGCCCTAATCTGTGATAATTGCCCAACTGCCCTAAAAACAATCATCATTACTAGAAAGATTAGAATGCATAGTCAACACTACAATGATGGTGCCATCAACTCTATATAAACCCTCCTAAAAAGCATGAACAAggtacacacacacatatgctTACTCCCTCCCACAAAATAGTCAAAGTTATTCTTATCTAACTTAAGTTTCGGAGGGGCATGCCCAGACAACCCGTTTGGACATCTTTTTGTGCAGGAAAGAAGTCTATCTAGTTACAGTACAACTGACAAACTCCTCAAAGAGCACGAAGAAGGAAAGAAGTCTGTCTGACTTCAACAAAGTTAGACGGACCTGATTCCAGTTGGCTTGACGCTAACACCGAACCTGAAAGGCAAGGGAACCTCGGTTACTTTACAAATACAACCTGGAGTCCCATGCAAGAATGTTATTAACTAACAAAtccaaaactaaataaaatatcacaaacactttgataaaaaaaataaaaataaataaataataatagaatagaGTCTTAAATTAAGAATCCTGAATAACCAACTTTGaatttgtttctaaagaaaCACCCTTCCTATCTTGAACTTTCCAAATATTTGGTTCAATAAGGAATACCAATTTAACGAGGAGGATCAAGTATAGTACATAATTAAATCATAGGAAATATcatatctttattaaaaaagaaaaaacaattaacaagtaaactcatttaattcttttttttttcgggAAAATTCAATACTATCATTTTAAAGATTAAACAATATAATACATTTGACATAATTCATTTATGttcaaaaaaattcacaaacaaatattttactCTAGTCCGCTAATACCATGCCCAAATATTGGAATTTGCATTAGGTGGCTAACCTCAAAGTGTTCCTCTTAGTAGTAGATGGAATGGTTTCCAATCAATGGTATACCAAAGGCCAATAACACCTAATTGATTAGGGTTAAACTGGATCATTACCCCCATCAAGAATAATTAAAGTTAACTAGGCCACTGATAACCAtagtttcaaaatcattttaataaattaaataataaaaattcacttgtacaataataaataattcaCATGATAttcccaatttattttataaaccaaggaacaaatcaaaatatattttagaaaaatattacttGATTTgatttagagaattcaaacatttttatacttgaaaaaaaacaaatgaaaaataaatagagaatTATAAAATGACTTATTGCACTATTAAGCCTTACTTGAGTTGGATAAATTCAAGGGACTAGAGTTGCACAAATTTCTCATGAATCACCTAAGAGATTTTAAAGAATCCATCAAACTAAaactttgataaatattatattctAACTGTACATTTATTTGTTAGTTAACCATATATCAAAATTAGGAAAATTAATATGCTTCTAGGGAAATATCCAATTTTCATGACTTAGGTtgatttaacttattttcttaaacaattACTCAACTTTCTTTCTCAAAGAATTTTAGCCCAATGTTTTTCTAATATCCAATTATCCAAATAAtctatttaactttttattaagATTAATTCTTCTATGCCTAAAAAATACACCAAAAACACTTCTCCAAACTACAAAGCTTAAGAAAAATACCTATTATTCCcaaacaatatattatttttcaacccTAAAATGCACTACAAAAATCTTCATAACCACATTGTACTATTCTCAAAGTTTCTCCCACAATAACCCTATAATCATCGGAtgtaatttttatgaatttccccataaaaacaaaatatcaatgaGTGTGATATTTGATCTTATCattaatactttttttatactctcaaaaaataaaaaagtacaaATCGATAAGATATTTTCgcaaaattcaaactttcattTTAGGTATTGACGTCTTAGATCTAAGTAACAAAAacaataccattttttttaaaaaaagaaaaaaattgatctttaagattaaaatattaacctttaggtttgaatATTTCCAAACCTTGAATCCAAGTGTTGTAGAATCAAATTGATGTCGTAGGAAGTCTCATAAActgaaaattttttgtttgatggtTATTCCTTAATCTTGACATACTTTTGATAAAGGGAAGAGAGTGAATGTTATAACCCTCTTTCTCTTTGGAAGACAATTctatggaaaccttaacccGGTATTTATAAGATTTCTTATTAGGTTTATAGGATTTCCTATTAAGTTTAAGTGActtgatttgaaaaatgatattggaATTCTACAATCTAACTTatatagttatatatatatatatatatatatttggggTTTCTAATGGGAAGAGACAATTTTGCcctcttttatttagttttttccaaaaacccaaaattaaaGCCTTATCATATTTAACTAGCCcaaaattttagttttcttaattaattaaattatgaatttacattaattttaaagTTGGGGGTGTTACAATATATGCCCccaaaaaattataacatttattACCCTAATTATGGACTGCTAtatgaaaacatgttttaagTTTGCCTCAGAAAAATTAGAACATCTATTGCCCTAATTATGGAGTGTTTAATTTCGAATAAATCGTAGTGCTTAAACAAAATCTTTGAGTAAATCTTGAAAGTCCTTTTGAGTAGAAAAGgcaaaagtaaaaaattcaaGCTATCAACATGATGAAGAATTATTAGTGTTGGTGGCATAAGTCTTCTGTCCATCCACAACATTCGAATCAgctaaatttgtattttttttatatattcaataaattgtttttacaaACAAGATTTTTACATTTGCTAAGATTTAGGTTGAATTTCTCATGTCAAGTATGTATTTGATggttctataattttttatattatatttctaGATACAATTAGGCTAATTAATtgagaattatgttttaaaaaattgaatttaggccttttaaaaaggataaaaaaaaaaaagaaaaaaaaattaccaattcATTCCCTTTAAAAAGTTTGCGAGAATTCCATATTCAATCAATTTTGATTCAACAGTCGGCAAAAGGAAAGGATTTCAAACACCACAGTCCACAGCACCAATCAATGGCGAGATAATGCACAGAAATACAACAAAACCCCTGCCCTTTAGGTCACTTTTGCAAAAGGCGAGTCTTTGACTTTGAGGTTCTGTACATTTCTTTCCTGgataatttgaaagaaatttgtGGGAAGAATCGGTGTTGCTTTTCAGGACTATTACTGTTTCCTGAAATTGGCGTGCCATGGAGGATGGACCCCAATCACACCCTAATCAATTCTATAAAATTACTGATTGCTCCGTTAAAATGGAAAGTGGTATCACCTTTTGTCAACACGCATGTGTATCCATAATTTTGCATGTCTACTCCGACAATGTCCTTTCATTGAATACTCTCCTTATTAGCCATTATTTTTGACCCTATCATTTTTGGTCTCAATCTGTGTACTATCAGCTTGGAACCTCATTTCATTTTACTTCATGATGTAGAAACAACTATCATAAAAATCACCCACTCCCAAGACCTAAAAGTATCATCATGTTGGGGGTCCTCATAAAGGGAAAGgttatcaaaaactatttcatagaatatataataattcCATGCTTGAATATCTAATGATAACTCTGAAAgaatatgataataataagcCCCAGGATGAACCAGTTCATCAGTCAAACATGTCTGTTCTTAGAAGACTCAGAAAGAAGATCATTATCAACAAATGGTAGAGGTTGTGGCCCACCCACTACATGATGACTTTCAAAAATCATCCCCTTCCTTTTGTTTCCTCATTTTCTGCTTAATGTCGGTACAAAAATCAGTATAATCTGTAGCGTTGTGCAGTCTACATGTACACaaaacttcaataaaaatcaaagtgGTTGATATCCCAATGTGAAATACCGACTTACTATATCATAACCATCAATGGTCGATTAATGTCGAGGTTTAAAACTAATGGTGAGTAGTGAGTACACCTTGGAAAAGAAGATGACAAGTTAAAAAACTTACAGCTTTTCACCACCCTTCCCCATGCAACAGCTTCTACTGATGGACAATAAATGACCTAGTGGCTCACAGCAAATCTTGTAAGCCCCGTTCTGCACTGTTACAAAACAAATATTACAAAACTAAGGTACAGGTTCTGTCTCCCAAATCAAGTCAAagttttagaaagaaaaagaagggtgTTCTAGTCTTATATTGggtgtttgattttttaattttttaatatctaataaaaataaaatattaaaaaataaataatttaatacgaatattaaagttctatttagaattaaataaaaaaacaaatactatgTTAATAATACTCCTATTCTCACACAAGGCGCACATTAGAAAGAAGAAAGTGTATAATAGGAATCAATGCAAAATGAAACCAGAAGAAGAGAACTGTACTTGAAGTGGTGTCCTAAATGTTTCACCAAAGAAATAGCCTCCTTCAAACACCAAAATCAACAGTGACTTAACACCCACATTCCATCTAAGCCTTTGGTGTTTTCAAGCCTAGATAACAGAACTTTGCATGCAACTATTTGCAACCCTCCAGTTGATAAGAAATCAAAGCCTACAATGCAACAAGGGTAGTAATTAGTATTGTCTTCATACAGGGAGGTAGAGTAAATATCAGCATATGGTGAACAACTTATACTACACAAACCAATTAAAGTTCTTTGCACAGgcacataaatatatttacatgtCATAAAATGGATAAACAAATAGCTGAAGTAacacaaaccaaaaaaaaaaaaaaaattccctagCATCACTGACTATTAAATTTGTGAAACAAGAAAATCATAGAAGGAAACATTTTTCTAAATCAATACCATGAACTGTTTTGGCATTGTTAAAAAGTGGGTAGGACGCAGCCAAATTCTCACAACACCCATTTAGCCATGTAATTACCCCATTTTGTCCATTGGTTTGTGCAAAACAAACTTGACAGACTTCTCTTCCTGTCTTCACTCCCAATTCCAAGCAACAATAGCTTAAACAAGACAAAACAATTACAGTTCGTTGTAGACTGTATTTGCTAGTAGAGGCCAGCAAAGAGTCAAAGAGAGAGAAGATGgcaaaatatattttcaaaagaaaaaaagggaagacaagggaagaaaaaggaaagaaaccaGGGCTGCAAGTTTTGATGGGGCCATTTATCATTGATGAATGGACACTTCACGCAATGAAAAGACAGTAATTCTCTTAACACCCTTCTGTACTATGCAATAATGAGTAATTTTGCCCTTCCACTCCCCTAATAAATATTGCAAATACCACCCAAATTTTCACACAAGAGGCATCGCATCAAAACAGTTCAGAAATGCAAGCATCAAATATTCAGAAACCTTCATGCGTACGATCATAAACCATAAATAACCAGAGAGAGTGAATATACCTAAGAAGGAAAAATCGTTGAAAGATTGAGCGGCAAGACTTCAAAAATATAGGCCCCCGCTCCCACCCTCCTTGCTTCCAAATCCTTGCTGTTAGGAATGTGTTAAAAATCCATTGAAGCAGTAAAATTGACCAAACCGAATTTTAAACTTGATTCAATTTGGTTTGGATTGAATAGATTCAAtctaatcaatttttatttttatttattttataatttggatTTTCTAAATATAACATTGAACTCGATCCACGTTTTTCACCTAAAAAGACTAAGTAATAAATTATACCAATGTTTATAAGgttacattattaatttaatgcACATCTATCATATGAAATTTCATAGGACCCTGAATCGTATAACTCACATAAGCCCTTTAATAATAGTTATTCACGTCATTGGCtatattaatatcatttgaAATGAGTGGAAGTAATGTGATTTGAGCAGCCTGAAACAATATGTTATTATcgtattattaaaatttttttgtgcACTCTCTTATATGATTTTGGGTTTTGGCCcaagttaacaaaaaaaaaaaaaaaaaaccaaaagaacgAAAATTTTTAGTTCGATTCTTCATGCATAAAAATCAATTGAAGTcattcaatttgattttaatgttCAGAACCGAACTGACTGATCCGTGCACACCCCTACTTGTTGCTGTTGAGGTAACTGTGGTTGCTGTTGTTGAGGTTGTGTTTGGGTTGAAAGCAGCATCTGGGGCCTATGAAGCTCTTGTTGCTGTTCTTCAAGCTGATAAGAATTATCAAATGGACCCAAAGCCAGGGATGGTGAAATTGCAGCAGTCATCTGGTTGAAACTACTTGCACCAACCGTACCACCTGCGTCAAACCCACTGTTGAACCTAACAAGcagttgttgttgttgctgctgctgctgctcaTAAGTCCTCAACATCTCTTGTTGCTCTCTTGCTGCCACAGCTTCCGCTATTTGCTGAGCCTCAAGGATCTGCTGCCGATGCTGATACTGCTGCGTTTGGTGCGGCTCACGTATTACCAATTGCCTACCATGTGTTGGACCGGTGGGAAGACCCAACATTGGAGGCGTATTATAAGGAATCTGAGACGATGAGCAAGGATTACTCATGTGTTGTTGTGGCAAACAGCCGGCAGGTTGAGGAATAGGTAGCATCGCTGAGGGACCAATATATGCAGATAGTTCCTTTTTGGCAGTGAAAAGGTCATTCTGAACTTGCTTGAGTCTTTGTTGAAGAATTGAAATCAGACCGACGCAGCCATAGACGGGATCACGAAGACGAGCCTCCGCTTCATAAGCTAGGGAATTCACGGCATCTTCTCGATGGGCGGCATTTAGTTCGTTGAGTAGCTTTGAAACATTGCTTGCACCGAAGACCTTGTGGACATTAGCGAATTTTTGAGGCTGATCTGGTGGGAAATAGGGTGCGAATACACACTCTTGCGTACATTTCCGTCTGAGAAGCTTGCACGCCGCGCAAGGAGAATTAGATGATGACATTTCTACTCAACTGCAAAAATATGATCAAGAACAGGGAAAAAAAGACAGTATTCTATTAAGGAGCCATCAAAACGATGAATAGTTTGGCAGGCAAAAGTAGAGAAATAGATAAAAGAATTCTACATCCCTCCTCTTGCCAAGGGTTTCTGTAGAAAaatcatgagaaaaaaaaaaaaaaaagatctagaaaactagaaagagaaaaataatgatttaaacatattatattaaGGAGCCATCAAAACGATGAATAGCCAAGGTAACCTTGTTCAGCATTCTAGTTTGGAGAACCACATCGCTATAAAAAGATTCAAATCTCCACATCAATATTTTCTTCTATTGAACCAACATTGTCGAGTCAAATACGAAATCTATAATCAAACagtggcttccaagaaaaaggaTACTGAAGTCACTGTAAttcaaaaaaaaggaaaaaaaaacaaaaaacaaaaaaaaaaaaaggagaaagaaagagagaagaacCAACAGAAGAAGAAATGACTGTAAACTGATCATCAGAAATATGGCAagaattttcaaacaataaaaaggTCTTCAAAACACAGTCGTTTAAACTCCTTAATAAGAAATTACTAGTAACGACGTTGCGTTGAAACTCACGCATCACCGTTATTTCCCTCTGTGAAActctttctatcttttttttttctctaacttcatctttttcaaaTGCAACACACTAGGTACACGGATCTATGAAGATCTAGTTTTTCTAATTGAGAATCAAATCTGCAAAATCTCCTTATTCACAACCATCACTCCTAACAATCTCGCCATCCAAACAGCAAGTTCTTTTATTATCCACCGTAACTCTATCATATTTTGATGATCAAAACCAGAAATACTAATAGAAAGGATCATAAAGGTTGAAATCTCACCTCTGATATTCTTCGATTTCGTTTCAACTCCTCGATCAAAGTGTCAAACTCTTCTTTTGCAGAGTATAACATCTACAACAAAGCACCGATCGTGAGAAAACTAAGCGTGGACCTTTTTGTCGAAGATTCAACTATTCAAAATGGCCAAGCGTCCAACCTTTGCTTCATTCCAGAGAGGTTAGGTTTAGGGTTCGGGTGCAACAGCGAACGATCGGATTtgcagagagaaaaagaaaaatctcccattattatttcaagaaaattagagagagaatataaaaatagaaaatttagtaATAATAACAGAAAGGTTAGGAGAAAAAGGGCCGAGGGGCTTCACAAGCGTGTCAAATATAACAAAGAACCCAGGGTGTGGCGTATCATGAACCGTTGAATATTTAGGAGTGATATAAACCGTTggattaataattgattttgttatatattttggaGCAATTTTGTTAAGGTCCTCTTATTCTGAACAAGTAAATGCATCTC includes:
- the LOC100263088 gene encoding LOB domain-containing protein 36; the protein is MSSSNSPCAACKLQRRKCTQECIYAPYFPPDQPHKFANVHKVFGASNVAKLLNEINVAHREDAVNSLAYEAEARLHDPVYGCVGLISILQQTLKQVQSDLLAAKKELSAYIGPIAMQPNFQHPGYMPQQHMNSPSSSSLIPYNMSPMLGLPTGASHGGQLVIREPQPQQSQQYQHQRQNILEAQQMAAREQQEMLRTFEQQQRQQELMRFNSGFEEAGTVGAGGFNQTTAATMVPSLALGKFDNPY
- the LOC100854040 gene encoding LOB domain-containing protein 36; the protein is MSSSNSPCAACKLLRRKCTQECVFAPYFPPDQPQKFANVHKVFGASNVSKLLNELNAAHREDAVNSLAYEAEARLRDPVYGCVGLISILQQRLKQVQNDLFTAKKELSAYIGPSAMLPIPQPAGCLPQQHMSNPCSSSQIPYNTPPMLGLPTGPTHGRQLVIREPHQTQQYQHRQQILEAQQIAEAVAAREQQEMLRTYEQQQQQQQQLLVRFNSGFDAGGTVGASSFNQMTAAISPSLALGPFDNSYQLEEQQQELHRPQMLLSTQTQPQQQQPQLPQQQQQGFGSKEGGSGGLYF